The segment GCGCTGGCTGCGGTGCTCGACTACGACACGTTCGGGTCCACGGTGCGCTGGGATGAGCGAGACGAGGCGTTACGTGAGCTCGAGCGTGACGGCGTCGAGATCTCGCGCCGGTGTGGACGGCGACCCTAGACTGTCCTGTTGGGGGGCGTGCCGGCCGAGGCATTGCAGCGATACGCGCTCGAGCACGAGTTCGACGTCCTCATCGCCGGACGCCGTGGTCACGGAGCAAGCCGAGCGCTACTCGGCAGCGTTGCGAGCCGGCTGGCGCGAGAGTCGCGCTTGCCCGTGCTGCTCGCCGGGCCCGCGTTACCGGAAGCCGCCTGAGGAGCTGATCCCATGGTCGGGATCACCTTGCAGAACACGCATCATGGTCTGGCGACCCACGAGGTCGTGCTGCTGCTCGAGACGGACGCCCAGCGCGGGTTGAGCGACCACGACGCCGAGCGGCGGCTGCAACGGTTCGGACCCAACCTCCTGCCGCAGGCGAAGACGTCCGGGCCGCTGGTTCGGTTCGCCCGGCAGTTCAACCATCCGCTCATCTAC is part of the Acidimicrobiia bacterium genome and harbors:
- a CDS encoding universal stress protein; the encoded protein is MGGVPAEALQRYALEHEFDVLIAGRRGHGASRALLGSVASRLARESRLPVLLAGPALPEAA